The Desulfurellaceae bacterium genome includes a region encoding these proteins:
- a CDS encoding glucose 1-dehydrogenase, whose protein sequence is MKLSGQVAIVTGGGSGQGRASSLLFAQEGAKVVVADVNADGAEETAQLINRNEGGQATALRADVTRASDAQSMVDAAVSNYGRLDILINNAGMTLFKGIDDTSEEDWDRIVNTNLKGVFLCCKAAIPAMRESGGGSIVNIASVAGLIGMPQHFAYCAAKAGVIHFTKSLALDHGPEHIRINCICPGGVLTPMLGEVIDVNNVAQVDRVARQHALGRIADPQEIARVSLFLCSSDASFMTGAAVTVDGGIAAGRLRRASPCLDDGAAWCGCCSA, encoded by the coding sequence ATGAAACTTTCCGGTCAGGTCGCTATTGTGACGGGTGGCGGTTCTGGACAGGGCCGCGCCAGCTCGCTGCTGTTTGCCCAGGAGGGGGCCAAGGTCGTGGTGGCGGATGTCAACGCGGACGGCGCGGAGGAGACGGCCCAGCTGATCAACCGCAACGAAGGCGGCCAGGCCACCGCACTCAGGGCGGACGTAACGCGGGCCAGCGATGCCCAGAGCATGGTTGACGCTGCGGTCAGCAACTACGGGCGGCTGGACATCCTGATCAACAACGCCGGGATGACGCTGTTCAAGGGCATTGACGATACCAGCGAAGAGGACTGGGACCGCATCGTCAACACCAACCTCAAGGGCGTGTTCCTGTGCTGCAAGGCAGCCATTCCGGCCATGCGCGAAAGCGGCGGCGGCAGCATTGTCAATATCGCCTCGGTTGCCGGTCTGATCGGCATGCCCCAGCACTTTGCCTACTGCGCGGCCAAGGCCGGGGTGATTCATTTCACCAAATCGCTGGCCCTGGATCACGGCCCGGAGCATATCCGCATCAACTGCATCTGTCCGGGCGGAGTCCTGACGCCGATGCTGGGCGAGGTCATTGATGTCAACAACGTAGCCCAGGTCGACCGGGTGGCAAGACAGCACGCCCTGGGCCGTATTGCCGACCCGCAGGAAATCGCGCGAGTGAGCCTGTTTCTGTGTTCTTCGGACGCCTCGTTCATGACCGGGGCGGCGGTCACGGTGGACGGCGGCATTGCGGCCGGCCGGCTGAGGCGGGCGTCGCCATGTCTCGACGATGGCGCGGCCTGGTGTGGGTGTTGCTCGGCCTGA
- a CDS encoding LLM class flavin-dependent oxidoreductase has protein sequence MKFGFMQDFRNPQPWARPYPELYRAVLEQTLRAEQLGYDHVWLTEHHFTDDGYNPSLLPTAAAIASCTSTIRIGTFILLLPFQHPIRVAEDATCVDIWSNGRFDLGVGQGYSYMEFDALCMPRKERSARLREGVELLQKVWTEDRVSFDGRFTQVKDLRLSPKPVQQPMPLWIGARAEKATRSAARLGCHLMATIGPDPAPCYIDELKQCGRNPDDFHIAQLRLVYLAETEDQAWADCQDHLFSMMEFYGHILAEANDAPGDKDVWTFTRPSELRDSAFGRAVMIGTPDQVAQKMERFTNEFQCTHFIMSTQLAGMDPRKSTRSLELFAKEIMPSFQT, from the coding sequence ATGAAATTCGGCTTCATGCAAGATTTCCGTAATCCCCAGCCGTGGGCCCGGCCATACCCCGAGCTGTACCGGGCCGTACTGGAGCAGACGCTGCGGGCCGAGCAGCTGGGTTATGACCACGTGTGGCTGACCGAGCACCACTTTACGGACGACGGCTACAATCCCTCGCTGCTGCCGACCGCAGCGGCGATTGCCAGCTGCACCAGCACGATCCGTATCGGCACGTTTATCCTGCTGCTGCCGTTTCAGCACCCGATTCGGGTGGCCGAAGACGCGACCTGCGTGGACATCTGGTCAAACGGCCGCTTCGACCTCGGCGTCGGCCAGGGCTACTCGTATATGGAGTTTGACGCCCTGTGCATGCCGCGTAAGGAGCGCTCGGCCCGTTTGCGCGAGGGCGTCGAGCTGCTCCAAAAGGTCTGGACCGAGGACCGGGTCAGCTTTGACGGCCGCTTCACCCAGGTCAAAGACCTGCGTCTCAGCCCCAAGCCGGTCCAGCAGCCCATGCCGCTGTGGATTGGCGCGCGGGCGGAGAAGGCGACCCGCAGCGCGGCCCGACTCGGCTGTCACCTGATGGCCACCATCGGCCCCGACCCGGCGCCGTGCTATATCGACGAACTCAAGCAGTGTGGGCGCAACCCGGACGATTTCCATATCGCCCAGCTCCGCCTGGTCTACCTGGCCGAGACCGAGGATCAGGCCTGGGCGGACTGCCAGGATCACCTGTTCAGTATGATGGAGTTCTACGGCCACATCCTGGCCGAGGCCAACGACGCGCCCGGCGACAAAGACGTGTGGACCTTCACCAGGCCGAGCGAGCTGCGCGACTCGGCCTTTGGCCGGGCGGTCATGATCGGCACCCCGGATCAGGTCGCCCAAAAAATGGAGCGCTTCACCAACGAGTTTCAGTGCACCCATTTCATCATGAGCACGCAGTTGGCCGGTATGGACCCCAGGAAATCGACCCGCTCGCTGGAGCTGTTCGCCAAGGAAATCATGCCGAGCTTTCAGACCTGA